The Croceibacterium sp. TMG7-5b_MA50 genome segment GCTCATATTGACGTGATCGTTGGGGTGGACCGGCTTCTTGGTCCCGACCTCACCGCCCAGCGCCACGCTGGCGCGATTGGCGATCACCTCGTTGGCGTTCATGTTGCTCTGCGTGCCGGACCCGGTCTGCCACACGACCAGTGGGAAGTGATCGTCGAGATCGCCCGCGGCGACTTCCGCGGCGGCGGCGGCGATCGCATCGGCGAGCTGTTGATCCAGCAGGCCCAGCTTCGCATTGGTCAGCGCGGCGGCGCGCTTGATTGTGCCCAGCGCGTGGACGATCGGGAGCGGGATGCGTTCGCCGCCGATGCGGAAGTTCTGGCGGCTGCGCTGCGTCTGCGCGCCCCACAGGCGGTCGGCGGGAACCTCCACCGGGCCCATCGTGTCGCTTTCGGTGCGCGTCTCGGCCATGCTCGTTACGTCCTTCACGCCCCGGCGGTGACAGGCCGGCCGCGTGCCCCGGGGCGGGCAGGGGGCCGTTTCCGCGCCCCTTTGCCCGCCAGCCGGCCACAACTCAATACATGTGCTGCCCACCATTGATCGACAGCGTCGATCCGGTGACGAAGCCACCCTGCTCCGACGCCAGGAAGGCGACGCCGCGCGCGATCTCGCTCGCCTGGCCCAGCCGGCCGACCGGGATCTTGGCGACGATCTTCTCCAGCACCGCTTCCGGCACGGCGGCGACCATCTCCGTATCGATGTAGCCGGGCGCGATGGCGTTGACGGTGATGCCGAAGCGCGCGCCTTCCTGCGCCAGCGCCTTGGTGAAGCCATGGATGCCGCTCTTGGCGGCGGCATAGTTCACCTGGCCGTACTGCCCGGCCTGGCCGTTGATCGATCCGATATTCACGATCCGGCCCCAGCTGCGCGTCTTCATGCCGGGGAACACCGCCTTGGCCATGTTGAAGCAGCCGCCCAGATTGATCCGCATCACCGCGTCCCAATCCTCAAAGCTCATCTTCAGCAAGGTGCCGTCGCGGGTGATGCCGGCATTGTTCACCAGCACGTCGATCGGGCCGACCTCCGCCTCGACCTGTGCGACGCCGTCCAGCGCGGCCTGGTGGTCGCCCACATCCCAGCGGTAGGCGGCAATGCCGGTTTCCGCGGTGAAGGCCTTCGCCTTTTCCTCGTTGCCCGCGTAGTTGGCGACGACGGTGAAGCCGTCATTCGTCAGCGCCTCGCAGATGGCGCGGCCGATGCCCCGGGTACCGCCGGTGACGATTGCTACGCGTGCCATGGTTCTCTCCTTGTCCCTGTCAGCAGAGCAACATGCCTAGACCGACAAACAAGCCGCGCGCAAAGAAAAACCCCGCACAATGGCGGGGTTTTTCAGAAAGATTAATGCTGCAACTGCGAACAGTTCAGAAGCTGAACTGCGTCCCGATATAGACTGCCTGCCCTTCCTTGTGGGAGACGTCCTGCGCGGGCGTGATACGGTGCTGCTGCTGCGAATAGCGGACACCCGCCGTGACGTTGAGGTTGCGCGTCAGGCGATAGCTGCCCGCGACATTGACCGTCTGGTCGCCCCGCGGATCGGCAGGACGCGCCGCCGGTGCACTGCGGCCGTTCTCCTCCACCCCGATGCGCGCGGCGAAGCGGCTTTCGACGGTGTCGGTGTCGGCCGGGCGGAAGTCCGCCAGGTTGGGGATCGCCGCGTCGGACAGCGTCTGCGACAGCACCGGCGCCGGTTTGGCGAAGGGCTGGAAGCCGCGGGCGACACCCAGGTTGTAGCGGGTGGGTGCGATCCGCAATGCGCCGGCATCGGTCGCCGCCACGGCGCCGAGGCTGCGCTGCGCCGGGCGCACGGTGGCGAAGCGGGCCGCGCCGTCGCCATCCACACGCACGGCCACGGTCACGGTGCGCCGTGCCGCCCGTTCGCCGGAACCCGCGGGTGTGAACCGGTCCAGGCCACGGCCGGCACCACGTTGCGCCACCAGATCGGCGACAGCGGGATCGACCGCGCTGGGGGTGAAGACGGAATTGCCGAGCTGGAGGGAGCCGATGCGCGGCGCCGGCTCATCACCGAAGCCGGTGAGCGCCCAGCCGGCAGTCGGGGCGCCGGCGATCAGCGCGGCGGCCACCAGCCCCGACACCGATTTGCGCACTCTGCCTGATCCAGCCTGTTTGCCCACGATGAAACCCTTTTTCCCCCATGACATGCCCAGTACCGCAGACGCCGATCATGCTTAACGGTTCCTTGCGCACCGTTTCGGCCGACCGGAATGGCCTGTAGTGCCGATTCCATGTCCAACATTGCATATGTAGGACAATCCAGGCGATCGCACCAGCATGGGACATGCTTTTCCCGGACCTGTTGCATGGCTTCAACAATCGCGTACCCCACGCACGAGGAATTCAGCGCCGGTTCACCGCCAGACCGCTGGTTGGCGCACCGGCTTGCCGCGCGTGCGCGGAGCGAATAGAGGCGCCCTTGCGGTATCTGCCGCCGGGGACGCGCCCGATCGTGGCCCGCGGCTTCACCTGACAGGATCGACCATGTTCTTTGCCCCTCGCCAACACCCGCTCCGTTCCGCCGCCCTCCTCGCGCTGGTCGCGCTGGCCGGCACCACGGCCGCCTGCGGCGGGCGCGAACGGCCGGAGGCGGACCTCGCCGCCGCGCAGGTTACCTCCATCGGGGTCAATTCCTACCTCTGGCGCGCCACGCTGGATGCGCTGTCGTTCATGCCGCTGACGCAGACGGACAGTGCCGGCGGCGTGATCGTGACCGACTGGTACACCAACCCCGATGCCGCGAACGAGCGGATGAAGGTGTCCGTTGCCATCCTGGACCAGGATCTGCGGGCCGATGCGCTGCGCGTGGCGGCAAGCCGCGAGGTGCTGCAGAACGGCACCTGGGTGGCGGCGCCGGTCCAGGCCGCGACCGTGCAGAAGCTGGAGGACATCATCCTGACGAAGGCGCGCGACCTGCGCCGCGCGGCGCTCTGACCGGCAGCCATTCATGACCGATACCCGGTTCGATGCGCGGTTTGATCCCGGCACCGCCGACACGCGCTGGCAGCGCGCGTGGGACGAAGGGCAGTGCTTCCGCGCGGACAGCGGCAGCGACCGGCCCAAGGCCTATGTGCTGGAGATGTTCCCCTATCCTTCGGGGCGCATCCATATCGGCCACGTGCGCAACTACACGATGGGCGACGTGCTCGCCCGCGCGCGCCGGATGCAGGGGCACGAGGTGCTGCACCCGATGGGGTGGGATGCGTTCGGCATGCCGGCGGAAAACGCCGCCATGGAAAAGGGCGTCCATCCCGGCGGCTGGACCCGCGACAACATCGCCACCATGAAGGCGCAGCTCCAGCGCCTCGGCTTCGCCCTCGACTGGAGCCGGGAGATCGCGACGTGCGAGCCCGATTATTACGGGCACGAGCAGGCGCTGTTCCTGGACCTGTACGATGCCGGTCTGGTCTACCGCCGCGAATCGGCGGTGAACTGGGACCCGGTCGACATGACCGTGCTGGCGAACGAGCAGGTGGTCGATGGCCGCGGCTGGCGTTCGGGCGCGGTGGTGGAGAAGCGCAAGCTCAACCAGTGGTTCCTGAAGATCACCCAGTTCGCGGATGAGCTGCTGGACGGGCTCGGCTCGTTGGATGGCTGGCCGGACAAGGTGCGGCTGATGCAGGAGAACTGGATCGGCAAGTCGCAGGGCCTGCAATTCAGTTTCGCCACCTCTGACGGCGGCAGCGTGGAGGTCTATTCCACCCGGCCCGACACGATCTTCGGCGCCAGCTTCGTGGCGGTCGCCGCCGATCACCCGATCGCGCAAAACGTGGCCGCCACCTCGGTCGAGGCGCAGGCCTTTATCGAGCTGTGCAAGCAGGGCGGCACCACCGCGGCGGAGCTGGAGACGGCGGAGAAGCTGGGCTTCGATACCGGCATCACCGCCCGCCATCCCTTCACCGGCGCGGCGCTGCCGGTCTATATCGCGAACTTCGTGCTGATGGAGTACGGCACCGGCGCGGTGATGGCGGTGCCCGGCCATGATGCCCGTGATTTCGAGTTCGCCACCAAATACGGTCTGCCGATCCTGCGCGTGGTCGCCGCCGATCCCGCCGCCGCCGACGCGCCGCTGATCGAGGCGGAGACCGACGACGGCATCATCGTCAATTCGGACTTCCTGAACGGCGTGGCCGTGGCCGAGGCGAAGGCGGTGGTCATCGCCCGCGCTGAAGGCGAAGGTTGGGGCGAGGGCAAGACCGTGTGGCGCCTGCGCGATTGGGGCGTCAGCCGGCAGCGCTACTGGGGCACGCCGATCCCGTTCATCCACTGCGATGCCTGCGGCGTCGTGCCCGTCCCGCGCGAGCAATTGCCGGTCGTCCTGCCGGAGGATGTCGACTTCGCCACCCCCGGCAACCCGTTGGAACGCCACGCCACCTGGAAGCATGTCGATTGCCCCAGCTGCGGCGGCAAGGCGCGGCGCGAAACCGACACGCTCGACACCTTCGTCAATTCGTCCTGGTATTTCCTGCGCTTCGCCAGCCAGCCCGCCGAAAAGGCGTTCGACCCGGCGGAGGTCGCCGCGTGGATGCCGGTGGCGCAGTATATCGGCGGGATCGAGCATGCGATCCTGCACCTGCTCTATGCCCGGTTCTGGACCCGCGCGCTGGCGCATGTCGGCAAGCTGGACGTGGCGGAGCCGTTCGCGGCCTTGTTCACGCAAGGCATGGTCACGCACGAGACCTACAGCCGCGACCACGATGGCCGCACGATCTACTACGCGCCGAACGAGATCAGCCGCTCCGCCGAAGGCGCGCTGCTGACCGCCGATGGCGGCGCGGTGGAGATCGGCCGCGTGGTCAAGATGTCCAAGTCGAAGAAGAACGTCGTCGACCCGGATGTGATCGTGGCCAAGTACGGCGCCGATGCCGTGCGCTGGTTCATGCTGTCCGATTCGCCGCCCGAACGCGACCTGCCGTGGTCGGAGGCCGGGATCGAGGGCTGCGCCCGCTTCGTGCAGCGGCTGTGGCGGTTGTTCGGGCAGTACGATGCCGCCGCGACGGGTGAGGACCACAAGGAAGATCGGGCGCTCGCCCGCCGTACGCACCAGACCATTGCCGGCATCACCGCCGACATCGACGCGCTGGCCTTCAACAAGGCGGTCGCCCGCCTGTACGAACTGGCCGGCGCGGCGGACAAGGCGGCGCCGTCCGCCACCCGCTCGGAAGCGATCCGCACCCTGCTGCTCCTCGTCTCCCCCATGATGCCGCATCTGGCGGAGGAAGGCTGGGCCGCGATGGGCCAGCAGGGCCTAGTCGCCGACGCCGCCTGGCCCGAGGTCGATCCTGCGCTGCTGGTGGAGGACGAGGTGACGGTGGCGGTGCAGGTTAAGGGCAAGCTGCGCGACACGCTGACCGTGCCCAAGGGCCTGCCCAACCCGGAACTGGAGGCGCTGGCACTGGCGAGCGAGAAGGTGCAGCGCACGCTGGACGGCGCACAGGTGCGCAAGGTCATTGTGGTGCCCGACCGGCTGGTCAATATCGTCGCATGAGGCTGCTCGCCGCCCTTTCGCTTCCCCTGCTGCTGGCCGCCTGCGGGCTTCAGCCGATGTATGGCGGCGGGGGCAGCGGCGCGGTCGCGCGCGGGCTGGGCGCGGTGGACGTGCCCGCGATCGAAGGGCGGGCCGGCTGGCTGGTGCGCGATGCGCTGCGGCAGGAGCTTGGCCAGGGAGCAGACGGCGTCGGCAGCGGCGCCGCCTATCGCCTCGACGTCCTGCTGGACGAACAATTGCAGGGTCTGGGCGTCCTGACCAACGAGACGGTCGGGCGCGAACGCTACATCCTCAGGGCCCGGTACCAGCTGATCGAGCTTGGCACCGGCACCATCCTGCTCGACGCCACCGCGGGGTCCGATGCGGGCATCGATGTCGTGTCCAGCGAATATGCGACCATCGCGGCGGAACAGACCGCGCAGGAGAACCTGGCGCGCGAACTGGCGGACCAGATCGCCAACCGGCTGGCGCTGACGCTGCGCGACCGGTGAGGTCGGCGCGGTGAAGGCCACCGGCAAGGACTGGTTGCAGCAGGCCCAGCGCGCCGGCGCCGCCCTGCGCGTCACCTTCCTGTGCGGACAGGACGAGGCCGGCGCCGCCGCCGCGGCGGAGCGGCTGGTCGCCATGCTGCCCGCCGGCGGCGGCGAGCGGGTCGAATTGACCGGGGGCGAGCTCAGGTCCGATCCCGTGCGCCTGGGGGACGAGGCGCGCTCCACCTCCCTGTTCGGGGCGGAACGGCACATCCGCATCCGCTGCACCGGGGACGAGGCGCATGATGCGCTCGCCAATCTGCTGGCGCTGGTCGATGCGGGGGAGGCGGACGGCGCCTGCCCGGTGATCGTGGTCGCGCTGAACGCCACTGACAAGAGCCGCACGGCGAAGCTGCTGGCCCCCCGGCCCGATTCGCTCATGGTGATGTTCTACCCGCCGGATCTGCGCAGCGTCGCGGCGGAGGTCGGACGCATGGCGGCCGGCGCCGGACTGAAGCTGCCGGCCGAACTGGCGGAGCGGATCGCGCGCGGCGCGGCGCTGGACCTCCGGCTGTGCCAGTCGGAGATCGACAAGCTGGCGCTCTACCTCGATGCATCCGCGCTCGCGCCCAAGCTGGCCGATGCCGACGCGCTGGATGCGGTCGGTGCGCGGACGGAGGAGGATGGCTTCGCCCCGCTGGTCAACGCCGTGCTGGGCGGCGACACGCAGCGCCTGCCCGCCGAACTGGCGCGCATGGCGGAACTCGAACTGAACCCGGTGGGCGTGTTGCTGGCGATCGAGCGGCGCGCCGCGCAACTGGCGCAGCTCACCGCCCGTCTGGCGGGCGGCGGTCAGCGCATCGGCGAGCTGCTCGAATCGGAACAGCGGGCCCGACGGGTGTTCTGGCGCGACCGGGCCGACCTGGAACGGCAATTGCAGCGATGGGATGCGGCGCGACTGCACCGGCTGGTGGGCCGGCTCATGACCCTGCACCGCACCCTGCTGGCTAACAGCGCGGCGGCGCCGCTGCTGCTGGCGCAGGATCTGGCGGAGATAACGCGGTTCGCCTCCACCAGACGTTAATGTCTTGTAATGCACCATTAGGGGACAGGGGCTGTTCGCAACTGCACAATAGCATAGCCAAGCAGGGGTGATGTCAGTATGTCAGGGGGGGACGGGACGCGATTGTCAGCAACTGCATGGGACAACACCGTGAACGCACCTGCTCTCCGGATTGAAGGTGAACGCCTGCTGCCGCGTGTGTCGGCAGGGGGACTCGCGCCTTCGCTCGAACGCAAGCGGCTGCAGGTCTACGCCACGCAGATGGCGCTCGACTCGATCCTGCTGCTGTCCTGTTTCGCCGGTGTGGCGACGCTGTATTTCGGCCACCTGCCTGACGCGGCGGAAATGCTGGCCGGCAATCTGCTGCTGCCGATCTTCCTGACCATCGCGCTGCATAACGGCACCTACTCGCTGGTGACGCTGACCGACTGGAAGCAGGCTGCCGGCCGCATGGCCTCCGCCGTGCTGATCGCCGCGGTGCTGCTGACCTTCATCGCCTATTTCGTGAAGGTGTCAGACAGCTTCTCGCGCATGGTACTGCTGGGCGGGGTCACGTCCTCGCTGCTGGTGCTGAGCGCCACGCGCTTCGTTTCGACCCGGTGGCTGCGCTCGTTGTGGGGCCCCAGCCCCATGAACCTGCTGGTGATCGATGCTGGCGGGCCGCCCATCCGCGTGCCGCACGCCTATCGCATCGACGCGCATGAACACGGGCTGGAACCGGTGCTGGACGATCCGCACATGCTGGATCGCTTCGCCCGGTACCTGCGCAACATGGACCAGGTGGTCGTCAACTGCCCGCCCGAACACCGCGCCGCCTGGGCCATGGTGCTGAAGGGGTCGGGCGTCCATGGGGAAGTCACCAGCGGCATCGTGCGGGAGATCGGCGCGCTCGGCGTGGTTCACCGGGAGGACGCCGATGTATCATCCATCCTGGTATCGACCGGGCCGCTGGGCCTGCGCGACCGGGTGGCTAAGCGGCTGTTCGATATGTTCGTGTCCGGGCTCGCGCTGCTGGCGCTCTCGCCCGTGCTGCTGACCGCCGCCCTGCTCATCAAGCTGGAGGATGGCGGTCCGGTGTTCTTCCGCCAGCGTCGCCTGGGTCAGGGCAACCGCTTCTTCCGCATCTACAAGCTGCGATCGATGCGGGTGGAGCAGTCGGATGCCGACGGCAACCGTTCCGCCAGCAAGGATGATGACCGGATCACCCGTATCGGATCGTTCCTGCGCAAGACCAGCCTGGACGAACTGCCGCAGCTCATCAACGTGCTGCAGGGCGACATGAGCATCGTCGGCCCGCGCCCTCACGCATTGGGCTCGCAGGCCGGCAACAAGCTGTTCTGGCAGGTCGACCGCCGGTACTGGCAGCGGCACTGCCTGCGCCCCGGCATCACCGGCCTCGCGCAGATCCGCGGGTTCCGTGGCGCCACGGACAAGGAAAGTGACCTGACCGGCCGCTTGCAGGCGGACCTGGAATATCTGGCGGGCTGGAGCATCTGGCGCGACATCCGCATCATGTTCGCCACCGCCAGGGTGGTGGTGCACGACCGGGCGTTCTGACGCGCACGTCGGGATAAACGCCCGCCACGATTGGCTTTTGGCGCTCCGTCGTGCAATCTGCCGCCGGTGATGATCGATCGCCTCAAGGTCCTGCTGCAATACGCCCTGCCGAAACAGCGGCTGACCACCTTCGCCGGACGGATCGCGCGGGGTGAGCACGGCCGGACCACGCAGCGGCTGATCCGCTGGTTCGCCCAAAGATAC includes the following:
- the phbB gene encoding acetoacetyl-CoA reductase encodes the protein MARVAIVTGGTRGIGRAICEALTNDGFTVVANYAGNEEKAKAFTAETGIAAYRWDVGDHQAALDGVAQVEAEVGPIDVLVNNAGITRDGTLLKMSFEDWDAVMRINLGGCFNMAKAVFPGMKTRSWGRIVNIGSINGQAGQYGQVNYAAAKSGIHGFTKALAQEGARFGITVNAIAPGYIDTEMVAAVPEAVLEKIVAKIPVGRLGQASEIARGVAFLASEQGGFVTGSTLSINGGQHMY
- a CDS encoding DUF3576 domain-containing protein, whose translation is MFFAPRQHPLRSAALLALVALAGTTAACGGRERPEADLAAAQVTSIGVNSYLWRATLDALSFMPLTQTDSAGGVIVTDWYTNPDAANERMKVSVAILDQDLRADALRVAASREVLQNGTWVAAPVQAATVQKLEDIILTKARDLRRAAL
- the leuS gene encoding leucine--tRNA ligase, coding for MTDTRFDARFDPGTADTRWQRAWDEGQCFRADSGSDRPKAYVLEMFPYPSGRIHIGHVRNYTMGDVLARARRMQGHEVLHPMGWDAFGMPAENAAMEKGVHPGGWTRDNIATMKAQLQRLGFALDWSREIATCEPDYYGHEQALFLDLYDAGLVYRRESAVNWDPVDMTVLANEQVVDGRGWRSGAVVEKRKLNQWFLKITQFADELLDGLGSLDGWPDKVRLMQENWIGKSQGLQFSFATSDGGSVEVYSTRPDTIFGASFVAVAADHPIAQNVAATSVEAQAFIELCKQGGTTAAELETAEKLGFDTGITARHPFTGAALPVYIANFVLMEYGTGAVMAVPGHDARDFEFATKYGLPILRVVAADPAAADAPLIEAETDDGIIVNSDFLNGVAVAEAKAVVIARAEGEGWGEGKTVWRLRDWGVSRQRYWGTPIPFIHCDACGVVPVPREQLPVVLPEDVDFATPGNPLERHATWKHVDCPSCGGKARRETDTLDTFVNSSWYFLRFASQPAEKAFDPAEVAAWMPVAQYIGGIEHAILHLLYARFWTRALAHVGKLDVAEPFAALFTQGMVTHETYSRDHDGRTIYYAPNEISRSAEGALLTADGGAVEIGRVVKMSKSKKNVVDPDVIVAKYGADAVRWFMLSDSPPERDLPWSEAGIEGCARFVQRLWRLFGQYDAAATGEDHKEDRALARRTHQTIAGITADIDALAFNKAVARLYELAGAADKAAPSATRSEAIRTLLLLVSPMMPHLAEEGWAAMGQQGLVADAAWPEVDPALLVEDEVTVAVQVKGKLRDTLTVPKGLPNPELEALALASEKVQRTLDGAQVRKVIVVPDRLVNIVA
- the lptE gene encoding LPS assembly lipoprotein LptE, yielding MRLLAALSLPLLLAACGLQPMYGGGGSGAVARGLGAVDVPAIEGRAGWLVRDALRQELGQGADGVGSGAAYRLDVLLDEQLQGLGVLTNETVGRERYILRARYQLIELGTGTILLDATAGSDAGIDVVSSEYATIAAEQTAQENLARELADQIANRLALTLRDR
- a CDS encoding DNA polymerase III subunit delta encodes the protein MKATGKDWLQQAQRAGAALRVTFLCGQDEAGAAAAAERLVAMLPAGGGERVELTGGELRSDPVRLGDEARSTSLFGAERHIRIRCTGDEAHDALANLLALVDAGEADGACPVIVVALNATDKSRTAKLLAPRPDSLMVMFYPPDLRSVAAEVGRMAAGAGLKLPAELAERIARGAALDLRLCQSEIDKLALYLDASALAPKLADADALDAVGARTEEDGFAPLVNAVLGGDTQRLPAELARMAELELNPVGVLLAIERRAAQLAQLTARLAGGGQRIGELLESEQRARRVFWRDRADLERQLQRWDAARLHRLVGRLMTLHRTLLANSAAAPLLLAQDLAEITRFASTRR
- a CDS encoding exopolysaccharide biosynthesis polyprenyl glycosylphosphotransferase — translated: MNAPALRIEGERLLPRVSAGGLAPSLERKRLQVYATQMALDSILLLSCFAGVATLYFGHLPDAAEMLAGNLLLPIFLTIALHNGTYSLVTLTDWKQAAGRMASAVLIAAVLLTFIAYFVKVSDSFSRMVLLGGVTSSLLVLSATRFVSTRWLRSLWGPSPMNLLVIDAGGPPIRVPHAYRIDAHEHGLEPVLDDPHMLDRFARYLRNMDQVVVNCPPEHRAAWAMVLKGSGVHGEVTSGIVREIGALGVVHREDADVSSILVSTGPLGLRDRVAKRLFDMFVSGLALLALSPVLLTAALLIKLEDGGPVFFRQRRLGQGNRFFRIYKLRSMRVEQSDADGNRSASKDDDRITRIGSFLRKTSLDELPQLINVLQGDMSIVGPRPHALGSQAGNKLFWQVDRRYWQRHCLRPGITGLAQIRGFRGATDKESDLTGRLQADLEYLAGWSIWRDIRIMFATARVVVHDRAF